In one Drosophila pseudoobscura strain MV-25-SWS-2005 chromosome X, UCI_Dpse_MV25, whole genome shotgun sequence genomic region, the following are encoded:
- the LOC6902012 gene encoding loricrin → MKIFVCLLAALVATSSAGFIGGGSGGGGGGGGGYSYGVGGGGGGGGHQEVKTIKVIHQEGGGHGGGYSGGHGGGYSGGGYSGGHQEVKTIKVIHQESGGHGGGFSGGHGGGYSGGHGGGYSGGHQEIKTVKVIHEEGLALGGGGGYAGGLDHGYGGHGHGHEEVKTIKVIHQEGGAHGHGGGFSGGHGGGYSGGHQEVKTVKVIHQEAGGLGGFSGGHGGGYSGGHGGGYSGGHQEIKTVKVIHEEGLALGGGGGYSGGHDHGFGGHGHGHEEVKTIKVIHEEGGHSHDHGHSHGGFAGGQEEIKTIQVIHEEGHSHGHGAAPLSNEYLPPVLSAPQPGYLPPSGGWK, encoded by the exons ATGAAG ATCTTCGTGTGTCTCCTGGCTGCTTTGGTCGCCACCAGCTCGGCTGGCTTCATCGGCGGCGGCtccggcggtggcggcggcggtggtggaggCTACAGTTATGGCGTTGGCggaggtggtggcggtggtggccaTCAGGAGGTGAAGACCATCAAGGTCATCCACCAGGAGGGCGGCGGACACGGCGGCGGCTACTCTGGCGGACACGGCGGCGGCTACTCCGGCGGCGGCTACTCCGGCGGACACCAGGAGGTGAAGACCATCAAGGTCATCCACCAGGAGAGCGGCGGACACGGCGGTGGTTTCTCTGGCGGTCACGGCGGTGGCTATTCTGGCGGACACGGTGGCGGCTACTCCGGCGGACACCAGGAGATCAAGACCGTCAAGGTCATCCACGAAGAGGGTCTTGCtctgggcggcggcggcggttaTGCCGGCGGACTCGACCACGGATACGgcggacatggacacggacacgagGAGGTCAAGACCATCAAGGTTATCCACCAGGAGGGCGGCGCCCACGGACATGGCGGCGGTTTCTCCGGCGGACACGGCGGTGGTTACTCCGGCGGACACCAGGAGGTGAAGACTGTTAAGGTCATCCACCAGGAGGCTGGTGGTCTCGGTGGTTTCTCCGGCGGACATGGCGGCGGTTATTCCGGCGGTCATGGCGGCGGCTACTCCGGCGGACACCAGGAGATCAAGACTGTGAAGGTGATCCATGAGGAGGGTCTTGCTctgggcggcggcggtggctaTTCCGGCGGACACGACCACGGATTCGgaggacatggacacggacacgagGAGGTGAAGACCATTAAGGTTATCCACGAAGAGGGCGGTCACAGCCACGATCACGGACACTCCCACGGCGGCTTCGCTGGCGGTCAGGAGGAGATCAAGACCATCCAGGTGATCCACGAAGAGGGACACTCGCACGGACACGGTGCGGCTCCTCTGAGCAACGAGTACCTGCCACCTGTGTTGTCGGCTCCCCAGCCCGGCTACCTGCCCCCATCCGGTGGCTGGAAATAA
- the LOC4815462 gene encoding uncharacterized protein isoform X1 has translation MRAGHPERGGASLTIGGSQRETAGLACVRQRVHSTPHAHMLALARPRQPPPPPPPTANPSPRPASASASTALTTARNASSAPLLNPQRKPNLVEDASAPSATAMLASTSNGAAVSAGATAAATASAMDACDERTLLLSGSPKEDVAALAPSPPTTLPLVHTTTTTSTHPSQQRHQQRQNINNNNTRNEASASSGSSCGASANASSNNNNENSTISADGDADGDVEAGAGAGDDLSSDLSDRFPRPPATGNPKKAGKLSKLGTKSVGLKRVSFGSSKGSMVETLVFETPTPLSEHVEATFGFEAATSATDGVAVAAGQLQQASQSHLPLAGHGDYAKLNMDDSGIEVQEESERSIVRVSIYQSSQPQQICPPAEYILGPYSDGLDLTIGSYTIDPTTMSTTAATMQQHQQIGLGAAYDRQQSTDSGWDNPFRPGGDLSREADEIVNMIRGGKPITPTEDRTIGNGSAQHADDNCNGGTAVGEIVTRTNLSQNQATAQNGTNSHASKSAAVGNATAGGGGGRPEGQSNSSTNGVTALGQVSKQVVPGPTSASHVVIDEKKNKKKGCCVVQ, from the exons ATGAGAGCGGGACACCCAGAGAGAGGCGGTGCATCGCTTACGATCGGCGGGAGCCAGAGAGAAACTGCAGGGCTTGCGTGCGTGAGGCAACGGGTGCATTCAACTCCTCACGCACATATGCTGGCCCtagccagacccagacagccgccgccgccaccgccaccgacaGCCAATCCCAGTCCGCGTCCAgcgtccgcgtccgcgtccaCGGCTCTGACAACAGCTCGAAATGCCTCTTCAGCTCCTCTGCTGAATCCCCAACGGAAACCGAATCTCGTTGAAGACGCCTCTGCACCATCCGCAACCGCAATGCTCGCCTCGACGTCAAACGGTGCCGCTGTCTCTGCCggcgccaccgccgccgccaccgccagcgcAATGGATGCCTGCGACGAGCGAACGCTGCTACTGAGCGGGTCACCAAAGGAGGATGTCGCTGCTCTTGCTCCTTCTCCGCCCACAACGCTGCCACTTGTCCATACGACAACCACGACGTCGACACATCCGTCCCAGCAGcgccaccagcagcggcagaacattaacaacaacaatacaaGAAACGAGGCCAGCgcgagcagcggcagcagttgCGGCGCTAGCGCcaacgccagcagcaacaacaacaacgagaacAGCACGATATCTGCGGACGGCGACGCTGACGGTGACGTCGAAGccggcgctggcgctggcgatGATCTGTCCAGCGATCTCAGCGATAGATTTCCACGCCCACCCGCCACCGGCAACCCCAAGAAAGCCGGAAAACTGAGCAAGTTGGGAACCAAAAGCGTCGGCTTGAAACG CGTTTCCTTCGGCTCCTCCAAGGGATCCATGGTGGAGACATTGGTCTTTGAGACGCCCACGCCGCTGTCGGAGCACGTGGAGGCGACCTTTGGCTTTGAGGCGGCGACCTCCGCGACTGATGGCGTTGCTGTGGCCGCGggtcagctgcagcaggcgtCGCAGTCGCACCTTCCGCTAGCCGGACACGGTGACTATGCAAAACTGAATATGGACGACAGCGGCATTGAGGTTCAAGAAGA ATCGGAGCGTTCAATTGTGCGCGTTTCCATATACCAAAGCAGTCAGCCGCAGCAGATCTGTCCACCGGCGGAGTATATCCTGGGGCCCTATTCAGACGGCCTGGATCTAACGATCGGTAGCTATACAATCGACCCAACCACAATGAGCACGACAGCGGCGAcgatgcagcagcaccagcagatTGGCCTTGGGGCGGCCTATGATCGTCAGCAGAG CACTGATTCTGGCTGGGACAATCCCTTTCGTCCTGGCGGCGATCTGTCCAGAGAGGCTGATGAAATTGTCAACATGATTCGCG GTGGCAAGCCCATCACACCCACGGAGGATCGTACAATAGGGAATGGCAGCGCACAGCATGCCGATGACAACTGTAATGGCGGCACAGCAGTCGGCGAGATCGTGACCAGAACCAAT CTCTCGCAGAATCAAGCAACAGCACAAAATGGTACAAATTCCCACGCCAGCAAGTCGGCGGCAGTGGGAAATGCAActgctggcggcggcggcggacgTCCCGAGGgccagagcaacagcagcaccaacgGCGTCACCGCCTTGGGCCAGGTGTCGAAGCAGGTGGTGCCGGGACCAACGTCGGCTAGTCATGTCGTCATCGATgagaagaagaacaagaagaaggGCTGCTGTGTTGTCCAATAA
- the LOC4815462 gene encoding uncharacterized protein isoform X2, with amino-acid sequence MSTTAATMQQHQQIGLGAAYDRQQSTDSGWDNPFRPGGDLSREADEIVNMIRGGKPITPTEDRTIGNGSAQHADDNCNGGTAVGEIVTRTNLSQNQATAQNGTNSHASKSAAVGNATAGGGGGRPEGQSNSSTNGVTALGQVSKQVVPGPTSASHVVIDEKKNKKKGCCVVQ; translated from the exons ATGAGCACGACAGCGGCGAcgatgcagcagcaccagcagatTGGCCTTGGGGCGGCCTATGATCGTCAGCAGAG CACTGATTCTGGCTGGGACAATCCCTTTCGTCCTGGCGGCGATCTGTCCAGAGAGGCTGATGAAATTGTCAACATGATTCGCG GTGGCAAGCCCATCACACCCACGGAGGATCGTACAATAGGGAATGGCAGCGCACAGCATGCCGATGACAACTGTAATGGCGGCACAGCAGTCGGCGAGATCGTGACCAGAACCAAT CTCTCGCAGAATCAAGCAACAGCACAAAATGGTACAAATTCCCACGCCAGCAAGTCGGCGGCAGTGGGAAATGCAActgctggcggcggcggcggacgTCCCGAGGgccagagcaacagcagcaccaacgGCGTCACCGCCTTGGGCCAGGTGTCGAAGCAGGTGGTGCCGGGACCAACGTCGGCTAGTCATGTCGTCATCGATgagaagaagaacaagaagaaggGCTGCTGTGTTGTCCAATAA
- the LOC4815598 gene encoding uncharacterized protein: MLSVSALSVVSLLGLVRGYGYGPPQQPLLRNIIKVRASGFMPFESDFLLPLGILRQLQATDRASRFIGHRPKSKPQPKPKKPQQVRLERAHPRGGKTQHPGTQMYNLIDDDGELLLNLRVHNEQQQVNPTDRGNLPGSHQAIIPGQHQLEEPSPYDSPWLPSKWRPTTASSLPLGVTSSSPRPLPLHQYLRGSGSSGNRLEQDTAKRRRYDWPHK; encoded by the coding sequence ATGCTAAGTGTCAGCGCTTTGAGCGTCGTCAGTCTTTTGGGTCTGGTCAGGGGCTACGGCTATGGCCCcccgcagcagccgctgctgagGAACATCATCAAGGTGCGGGCCAGCGGCTTCATGCCCTTCGAATCAGATTTCCTGCTGCCTCTGGGTATCCTGCGGCAGCTGCAGGCAACCGATCGCGCCTCGCGCTTCATCGGCCATCGGCCCAAGAGCAAGCCACAACCCAAGCCCAAAAAGCCACAGCAGGTGCGCCTGGAACGGGCTCATCCTAGGGGTGGCAAGACCCAGCATCCCGGCACTCAGATGTACAATCTCATCGACGATGATGGCGAGCTGCTGCTCAATCTAAGAGTCCACAACGAACAGCAGCAGGTCAACCCAACAGACCGGGGCAACCTCCCAGGGAGTCATCAAGCTATCATTCCGGGGCAGCACCAGCTGGAGGAGCCATCGCCCTACGACTCGCCCTGGCTGCCATCCAAGTGGCGGCCAACGACAGCCAGTAGCCTGCCCCTTGGAGTCACCTCATCCTCGCCACGACCGCTGCCCCTGCACCAGTATCtgcgaggcagcggcagcagtgggAATCGGCTCGAGCAGGACACGGCCAAGCGACGACGTTACGACTGGCCCCACAAGTGA
- the Rab40 gene encoding ras-related protein Rab-40C yields the protein MGTMTKDYDYLLKVLLVGDSDVGKHEILSNLEDPFPESPFCSGNDCTSHILQTVAYKTTTILLEGKRVKLQLWDTSGQGRFCTIIRSYSRGAQGIILVYDITNKWSFDGIDRWLKEVDEHAPGIPKVLVGNRLHLAFKRQVAAKQAETYASRNNMSCFEISPLCDFNIRESFCELARMALHRNGMEHIWRSNKVLSLQELCCRTIVRRTSVYAIDSLPLPPSVKSTLKSYALTTSQCYNSLTQSSKSKNRCKTPTSSSRNSCAIA from the exons ATGGGAACCATGACAAAAGACTACGACTATCTGTTGAAAGTTCTTCTGGTGGGTGACAGCGATGTGGGGAAGCACGAGATACTCTCGAACCTGGAGGATCCATTCCCCGAAAGTCCCTTCTGCAGCGGAAATG ATTGCACCTCTCACATCCTCCAAACGGTAGCATACAAGACAACCACAATACTATTGGAGGGTAAGCGGGTGAAGCTCCAGCTGTGGGACACCTCCGGCCAGGGCCGATTCTGTACAATCATTCGGTCGTATTCGCGCGGCGCTCAAGGTATTATACTAGTATACGATATAACCAACAAATGGAGCTTCGATGGCATCGATCGTTGGCTAAAAGAGGTCGACGAG CACGCTCCGGGCATACCCAAGGTGTTGGTGGGAAATCGCCTACATCTGGCGTTCAAGCGTCAGGTGGCCGCCAAACAGGCCGAGACCTATGCCAGTCGCAACAACATGTCCTGCTTTGAGATATCGCCGCTTTGCGACTTCAACATACGCGAATCCTTCTGCGAGCTGGCCCGCATGGCGCTCCATCGCAACGGCATGGAGCACATTTGGCGGAGCAATAAGG TGCTCTCGCTGCAGGAGCTGTGCTGCCGGACGATTGTGCGAAGGACGAGCGTGTACGCGATCGATtcgctgcccctgccgcccTCGGTGAAGTCCACGCTCAAGTCATACGCTTTGACCACGTCGCAGTGCTACAATTCGCTGACGCAGAGCTCGAAGAGCAAGAACCGCTGCAAGACGCCGACGAGCAGCAGTCGGAACAGCTGTGCGATCGCGTGA